Proteins found in one Planctomycetaceae bacterium genomic segment:
- a CDS encoding sulfatase-like hydrolase/transferase: MKRREFLRAAGAAAAAAVLPRLVLGQSAPAARRPNLIVILADDIGAGHYGCYGNAKARTPHLDALARGGVAFRTCWATPMCGPSRALLATGHYASRTGIYHNSLSIPVRGANPNAFASQHLTFARVLKESGYATAIAGKTMTLGGKLGSPEVGFDEHCVNHESFTLPDGSRFDGPSEGSYKVPNAKPIPSRYWHPCIVRNGKAVKTGPRDFGQDIYIDFAIDFAKRHKDRPFLTYLPMDLVHGIAGGGLPTTPASGRPGKNTGGTVDDCNSYLDVLVGRIVKALDELHLREDTIILFTSDNGDGPRGKTWATEQGARVPMIVNCPGRVKARGATSALTDFADVMPTLLDFAKADLPKGYELDGRSLAPFLAGQAGATREWIYSYIGTARMIRDRRWLLEGVDPLGGKAAGRMYDCSGRPYREVTGSKDPEVQAARNRLGEILAKIPHIDPKDPPTAARLAKYKKAPYRHQVP; encoded by the coding sequence ATGAAACGACGTGAGTTTCTCCGTGCCGCGGGGGCGGCGGCCGCGGCGGCAGTGCTGCCGCGGTTGGTTTTGGGGCAGTCGGCGCCGGCGGCGCGGCGGCCTAACCTTATCGTCATCCTGGCCGACGACATCGGCGCCGGCCATTACGGCTGCTATGGCAATGCCAAGGCGCGCACGCCGCACCTGGACGCCCTGGCCCGCGGCGGCGTGGCGTTCCGGACCTGCTGGGCCACGCCCATGTGCGGGCCATCGCGGGCGCTGCTGGCGACGGGGCACTACGCCTCGCGAACGGGCATCTATCACAATTCGCTGTCAATCCCGGTCAGGGGAGCGAATCCCAATGCGTTTGCCTCACAGCACCTGACCTTCGCCCGCGTGCTCAAAGAGTCCGGATACGCCACGGCCATCGCCGGAAAGACAATGACCCTCGGCGGCAAGCTCGGCTCGCCCGAGGTCGGCTTCGACGAGCACTGCGTCAACCACGAGTCGTTCACGCTGCCCGACGGCTCGCGGTTCGACGGGCCTTCTGAGGGCTCGTACAAGGTTCCCAACGCCAAGCCAATCCCCAGCCGCTACTGGCACCCCTGCATCGTCCGCAACGGCAAGGCCGTCAAAACGGGCCCGCGGGATTTCGGGCAGGACATCTACATCGACTTCGCGATCGACTTCGCCAAGCGGCACAAGGACCGCCCGTTCCTGACGTACCTGCCGATGGACCTGGTGCATGGCATCGCCGGCGGGGGGCTGCCAACAACGCCCGCGTCCGGGCGGCCGGGCAAGAACACCGGCGGCACCGTCGACGACTGCAACAGCTATCTGGACGTTCTGGTCGGACGCATCGTCAAGGCGTTGGACGAACTGCACCTGCGCGAGGACACGATCATCCTGTTCACCAGCGATAACGGCGACGGCCCGCGAGGCAAGACATGGGCGACCGAGCAGGGGGCGCGCGTGCCGATGATCGTCAACTGCCCCGGCCGCGTGAAGGCCCGCGGGGCCACCAGCGCCCTGACCGATTTCGCCGATGTGATGCCCACACTGCTGGATTTCGCCAAGGCCGATCTGCCCAAGGGTTATGAGCTCGACGGGCGCAGCCTGGCGCCCTTCCTGGCCGGTCAAGCCGGCGCGACGCGGGAGTGGATCTACAGCTACATCGGCACGGCCCGGATGATCCGCGACCGGAGATGGCTGCTCGAAGGCGTCGATCCGCTGGGCGGTAAAGCCGCCGGCCGGATGTACGACTGCAGCGGCCGCCCCTACCGCGAAGTGACCGGTTCAAAGGATCCGGAGGTCCAGGCCGCCCGCAATCGCCTGGGCGAGATCCTGGCGAAGATTCCGCACATCGATCCCAAGGACCCGCCAACCGCCGCGAGATTGGCCAAATACAAAAAAGCTCCCTACAGGCATCAAGTGCCTTAG
- a CDS encoding ankyrin repeat domain-containing protein gives MNKNFAIIALAVASGCGVAPQMRPQESKQAVHRDNVAVPTLPCMSPLCAAIREGTLEDPRRYGDFYGYPCRKCGRKPLLAAIETDNEKMIAVVLKFATTISDRSDIPADDSNLTKEEYKKLAAWAVTPAGMALIHNKANALRALAAHGASLEERPFRGRSLLHLAAQTGSYAVVEDFLAKGADPSSADPVGLTPLHCLALACARTEWKVDIFVPEDETDMADDEAMFPDRETLKILRSTPSAGDYAQTVKVLCSKGAEINSNAGPFKRTPLLTAALRGNPEVVKVLLEAGAAPTIRGADLAGRPNKGLTPLMAAIVWKFPLVQRVLLDHHVPIDVHSAAALGKTNVLADLLKRKPSLLNESDGLYCAPPIFWAVWHKQPGATRFLLEKGASTNCQARYGATLLHLAVAQKNYSLAADLLKRGAPAEKDAFLFCLTPLMRAVREEDVQMIQTLLSGGAKPGTQNRFGLTALHLAVARQNMPIVRMLLEKGAPPSPLADYGHEEWFTAYGIRTPELARAIYQTKGDPSRQAGYTPLQQAVASKNVDLVRVLLAAGADPTIKNPEGKTAMDYASGATAEIKSLLQSAMPQKAPSRPH, from the coding sequence ATGAATAAGAATTTCGCGATCATTGCCCTGGCAGTCGCATCCGGCTGCGGCGTCGCTCCGCAGATGCGCCCGCAGGAGTCGAAGCAGGCGGTGCATCGTGACAACGTTGCTGTACCGACGCTTCCTTGCATGTCGCCGCTCTGTGCGGCGATCCGGGAAGGCACACTTGAAGATCCCAGGCGCTACGGGGATTTCTATGGGTATCCCTGCCGGAAATGCGGTCGTAAGCCGCTTCTTGCGGCCATCGAAACCGACAATGAGAAGATGATTGCTGTCGTTCTCAAGTTCGCTACGACCATCAGCGACCGCTCGGACATTCCTGCCGACGATTCCAATCTTACGAAAGAGGAATATAAGAAGTTGGCGGCATGGGCGGTCACACCGGCTGGAATGGCCCTGATCCACAACAAAGCCAATGCGCTGCGAGCCTTGGCGGCGCACGGCGCCAGCCTTGAGGAAAGGCCTTTTCGCGGCCGTTCGCTGCTGCACCTTGCTGCACAAACGGGCTCCTATGCAGTGGTTGAAGATTTCTTGGCCAAAGGAGCCGATCCCAGTTCCGCCGATCCAGTCGGATTGACCCCTCTGCACTGCCTGGCGCTAGCTTGCGCACGGACGGAATGGAAAGTTGATATCTTCGTGCCCGAGGACGAGACTGACATGGCAGATGACGAAGCGATGTTTCCAGACAGGGAAACGCTGAAGATTCTAAGATCCACACCCAGTGCCGGTGACTATGCCCAGACCGTCAAAGTGCTTTGCAGCAAAGGCGCAGAGATCAACAGCAATGCCGGGCCTTTCAAGAGAACGCCACTGCTCACGGCGGCCTTGCGCGGAAATCCTGAGGTGGTGAAGGTGCTGCTGGAAGCCGGCGCCGCCCCCACAATTCGCGGTGCGGATCTGGCTGGTCGCCCCAACAAGGGACTGACGCCCCTGATGGCTGCCATTGTGTGGAAGTTCCCGCTCGTGCAGCGAGTGCTTCTCGACCATCATGTTCCCATCGATGTTCACTCAGCGGCGGCGTTAGGAAAGACCAACGTGCTGGCGGACTTGCTGAAACGCAAGCCATCCCTCCTCAACGAGTCTGATGGGCTCTACTGTGCCCCGCCGATCTTCTGGGCCGTCTGGCACAAACAGCCTGGCGCAACTCGGTTCCTGCTCGAAAAGGGCGCCTCGACAAATTGTCAGGCTCGATACGGCGCAACGCTGCTCCACCTCGCCGTAGCGCAGAAGAATTATTCATTAGCGGCCGATCTGCTGAAGCGCGGCGCGCCTGCGGAAAAGGACGCCTTTCTGTTCTGCCTGACTCCGCTGATGCGGGCCGTCAGGGAAGAGGATGTTCAGATGATCCAGACCCTGCTCAGCGGCGGGGCCAAGCCCGGTACCCAGAACCGCTTTGGCTTGACGGCGCTCCACTTGGCCGTTGCTCGCCAGAATATGCCGATCGTCCGCATGCTTCTTGAGAAAGGCGCCCCTCCATCGCCGCTGGCCGACTATGGGCATGAGGAGTGGTTCACGGCCTACGGCATCCGCACTCCGGAACTGGCGCGGGCCATCTATCAAACCAAAGGTGATCCCAGTCGACAGGCCGGATATACCCCTCTCCAGCAGGCCGTCGCTTCCAAGAACGTCGATCTTGTTCGCGTGCTTCTGGCAGCCGGGGCCGATCCAACCATCAAAAATCCAGAGGGCAAGACTGCAATGGACTATGCCTCTGGGGCCACCGCAGAGATCAAGTCGCTTCTTCAATCGGCGATGCCACAAAAAGCACCGTCGCGACCTCATTGA
- a CDS encoding DEAD/DEAH box helicase: MPFKTLDLIQPLLLAVESEGYTIATEIQKEAIPYVLKGRDLLGCAQTGTGKTAAFALPILQRLHSHRPADSGGQRRPVRALVLTPTRELAAQIGESFRAYGKNLSLRHTVVFGGVKQGPQTTALHRGVDILVATPGRLLDLLNQRVLTLKGVEILVLDEADRMLDMGFIHDIRRVIAQIPAKRQTLMFSATMPREIRDLANTLLSDPVHVKVAAESPAADTVEQAIYFVETRTKIALLEHLLRDAAISRALVFTRTKHGADKVVRKLTRGEIAAEAIHSNKSQGARLRALANFKAGKTRVLVASDIAARGLDVDDISHVFNYDLPNVAETYVHRIGRTGRAGARGKAISFCSEEQRDDLVEIERLVGRRLPVLQHAIKAPPAEPRVGGDSHEQSAHVRRERPAVKESTPAAKGSPEQQRSAFWRSRQRRPSGASRRRRGR; this comes from the coding sequence ATGCCATTCAAGACCCTAGACCTCATCCAACCGCTGCTGCTGGCTGTCGAATCCGAAGGCTACACGATCGCCACCGAGATCCAGAAGGAAGCCATCCCCTACGTCCTGAAAGGGCGCGACCTGTTGGGCTGCGCCCAGACCGGGACGGGCAAGACAGCGGCTTTCGCTTTGCCCATCCTTCAGCGGTTGCACTCGCACCGGCCGGCCGACAGTGGCGGTCAGCGGCGCCCCGTCCGGGCGCTGGTGCTGACGCCGACGCGTGAGCTGGCGGCCCAGATCGGCGAGAGCTTCCGCGCGTACGGCAAGAACCTCTCGCTGCGCCACACGGTGGTCTTCGGCGGCGTCAAGCAAGGCCCGCAGACCACGGCGCTGCATCGCGGAGTGGATATTCTTGTGGCCACGCCCGGGCGGCTGCTGGACCTGCTCAATCAGCGCGTGCTGACGCTCAAGGGCGTCGAGATCCTCGTGCTCGACGAGGCCGACCGCATGCTGGACATGGGGTTCATCCACGACATCCGCCGCGTGATCGCACAGATCCCCGCCAAGCGCCAGACGCTGATGTTTTCGGCCACCATGCCCCGCGAGATTCGCGACCTGGCTAACACGCTGTTGAGCGACCCGGTCCACGTGAAGGTGGCCGCCGAGTCGCCGGCTGCAGACACCGTCGAGCAGGCGATCTACTTCGTCGAGACGCGGACCAAGATCGCCCTGCTGGAGCACCTGCTGCGCGACGCGGCAATCTCCCGCGCGCTGGTGTTCACGCGCACCAAGCACGGGGCCGATAAGGTCGTGCGGAAACTCACGCGCGGCGAAATCGCCGCCGAGGCGATCCACTCCAACAAGTCTCAGGGCGCCCGCCTGCGGGCGCTGGCGAACTTCAAGGCCGGCAAGACTCGCGTGCTGGTGGCCAGCGATATCGCCGCCCGCGGGCTGGACGTCGACGACATCTCGCACGTGTTCAACTACGACCTGCCCAACGTCGCCGAGACGTACGTACACCGCATCGGCCGCACCGGTCGCGCGGGCGCCCGCGGCAAGGCGATCTCGTTCTGCAGCGAGGAACAGCGCGACGACCTGGTCGAGATCGAGCGCCTGGTGGGGCGGCGCCTCCCCGTGCTCCAGCATGCCATCAAGGCCCCGCCCGCCGAACCGCGCGTCGGCGGCGACTCTCATGAGCAGAGCGCTCACGTGCGGCGCGAGCGGCCTGCGGTTAAGGAATCCACCCCCGCGGCCAAAGGTTCCCCCGAGCAGCAGCGCAGCGCCTTCTGGCGCAGCCGCCAGCGCCGCCCCAGCGGCGCCAGTCGCCGGCGCAGAGGGCGGTAG
- a CDS encoding CTP synthase — protein sequence MSDAMDLLRSVKDRTDETEFYTPLPDGYRLGSTKYVAVFGTVMSGLGKGIFSSSLAKLLKDKGLSVAPIKLEGYLNIDSGTLNPYRHGEVFVLDDGMETDMDLGTYERMLDQNLTRANFATSGQIFRAVLDKERAGSYLGRDVQMIPHVTGEVKLRLRELALASKADVIFVEVGGTVGDIENAFFIEALRELSYEEGEGSVLFVALTYVLSPPALGEQKSKAAQLGIKRLMEYGIHPDIIACRAEQPVVDKVRQKISVYTNVPMRRVFSMHDLKSIYLLPETMREAGIDSEVVQLLSLGGKVNSMADARAAQKWHAFCSELENPRHKATIGITGKYTALRDSYASILKALEHSGVANSAQIDIKWIDTTDITDDNVAAALADVDGIIVPGGFGVRGTSGKIACVKHVRENRIPYLGICLGFQMAVIEYARNVCGLDGADSSEIDPQCKHAVIDILPDQKKIEGLGGNMRLGGQDVEIAPGTIAAGLYDNAKRIRQRFRHRYEVDPKYIDQIEAAGLKFTGRHGLHPIMQILELPRDVHPYFVAAQFHPELTSRPLHPQPMFVGLVAAALQRRQKA from the coding sequence ATGAGCGACGCCATGGATTTGCTGCGGTCTGTCAAGGATCGCACCGACGAAACGGAATTCTACACGCCTTTGCCCGACGGCTACCGGTTGGGCTCTACCAAGTACGTAGCCGTCTTTGGCACGGTCATGAGCGGTCTGGGCAAGGGGATCTTCTCCTCCTCGCTGGCCAAGCTGCTCAAGGACAAGGGCCTGTCGGTCGCCCCGATCAAGCTGGAAGGCTACCTCAATATCGACTCGGGCACGCTGAATCCGTATCGCCATGGCGAGGTCTTCGTGCTGGACGACGGCATGGAAACCGACATGGACCTGGGCACCTACGAGCGCATGCTCGACCAGAACCTCACCCGCGCCAACTTCGCCACCAGCGGGCAGATTTTCCGGGCCGTGCTCGACAAGGAACGCGCCGGCAGCTATCTCGGTCGCGACGTGCAGATGATCCCCCACGTCACCGGCGAGGTGAAGCTGCGCCTGCGGGAGCTGGCGCTGGCGAGCAAGGCTGACGTGATCTTCGTTGAAGTCGGCGGCACCGTCGGCGATATCGAGAACGCGTTCTTCATCGAGGCCCTGCGCGAGCTGAGCTACGAGGAAGGCGAGGGCTCGGTGCTGTTCGTGGCCCTGACGTACGTGCTGAGCCCGCCGGCGCTGGGCGAGCAGAAGTCCAAGGCCGCCCAGTTGGGCATCAAGCGCCTGATGGAATACGGCATCCACCCCGACATCATCGCCTGCCGGGCCGAGCAGCCCGTCGTCGACAAGGTGCGCCAGAAGATTTCCGTCTACACTAACGTGCCGATGCGGCGCGTCTTCTCGATGCACGATCTCAAGAGCATCTACCTGCTGCCCGAGACCATGCGCGAGGCGGGCATTGACAGCGAGGTGGTGCAGCTTCTGAGCCTGGGCGGAAAGGTCAACTCGATGGCCGATGCCCGGGCGGCCCAGAAGTGGCACGCGTTCTGTTCGGAGTTGGAGAACCCGCGCCACAAGGCCACCATCGGAATCACGGGCAAGTACACCGCCCTGCGCGACAGCTATGCCAGCATTCTCAAGGCCCTGGAGCATTCGGGCGTGGCCAACTCGGCCCAAATCGACATCAAGTGGATCGACACCACCGACATTACGGATGACAACGTCGCGGCCGCCCTGGCCGACGTCGACGGCATCATCGTTCCCGGCGGCTTCGGCGTGCGAGGCACCAGCGGCAAGATCGCCTGCGTGAAACACGTCCGCGAGAACCGCATACCGTACCTGGGCATCTGCCTGGGGTTCCAGATGGCCGTGATCGAATACGCCCGCAACGTCTGCGGCCTGGATGGGGCCGACAGTTCCGAGATCGACCCCCAGTGCAAGCACGCGGTGATCGACATCCTGCCCGACCAGAAGAAGATCGAAGGCCTCGGCGGCAACATGCGCCTGGGCGGCCAGGACGTCGAGATCGCCCCCGGCACCATCGCCGCCGGGCTCTACGACAACGCCAAACGCATCCGCCAGCGATTCCGCCACCGCTACGAAGTCGATCCCAAGTACATCGATCAGATCGAGGCTGCCGGGCTCAAGTTTACCGGCCGACACGGTCTGCACCCGATCATGCAGATCCTCGAACTGCCCCGCGACGTCCACCCGTACTTCGTGGCCGCCCAGTTCCACCCCGAGCTGACCAGCCGCCCCCTGCACCCCCAGCCGATGTTCGTAGGTCTGGTGGCGGCCGCACTGCAGCGGCGGCAGAAGGCATAG
- a CDS encoding DUF362 domain-containing protein, with translation MSPRVWSSGEAAGHAQRSRNVMTNTGMVHGVKDTMAHLIFLDEIAEKVVDFGPQAGAVRYMPVPEIMERADVIINVPKAKTHFVDPISCACKNWIGVMPMSFRLWAQREVEPYYAGNAWLLKKFRPTLNVVDGAWAGEGQGPGGNDPFWWGWILASTDPVAVDVTVARLFGLDHTNIRMANEAAKIGAGVCDPEQIELTGATLEEAFRKVKPADPSVHRFPCNVIVGRRGATIEGTLGHWKTIADGWMGVGLWKLFTLRGTPTFLFGDADDPDFEQHLKDGPYIVLDDAAQDKYKYDPRVAFVPGSPVPQSYMQNEMIEGMGFGGIYQAGLAVDKMIQHARGVLQSRG, from the coding sequence ATGAGCCCGCGGGTCTGGAGCAGTGGCGAAGCGGCAGGGCACGCCCAGCGCAGCCGCAACGTCATGACCAACACCGGCATGGTGCATGGGGTCAAAGACACCATGGCGCACCTGATTTTCCTGGACGAGATCGCAGAGAAGGTTGTCGACTTCGGGCCCCAGGCCGGGGCAGTGCGTTACATGCCCGTGCCGGAGATCATGGAGCGGGCCGACGTCATCATCAACGTGCCCAAGGCCAAGACGCATTTTGTCGACCCGATCAGTTGTGCCTGCAAGAACTGGATCGGCGTGATGCCCATGAGCTTCCGCCTCTGGGCCCAGCGCGAGGTTGAACCCTACTACGCCGGAAACGCCTGGCTGCTCAAGAAGTTCCGCCCAACGCTCAATGTCGTCGACGGCGCCTGGGCCGGCGAGGGACAAGGCCCCGGCGGAAACGACCCATTCTGGTGGGGATGGATCCTCGCCTCGACCGACCCGGTGGCCGTCGACGTGACCGTCGCGCGGCTGTTCGGGCTGGACCACACCAACATCCGAATGGCCAACGAGGCGGCGAAGATCGGAGCGGGCGTCTGCGACCCCGAGCAGATCGAATTGACCGGAGCGACGCTGGAGGAGGCCTTTCGCAAGGTCAAACCCGCCGATCCGAGCGTGCATCGCTTTCCGTGCAACGTGATCGTCGGCCGGCGCGGGGCGACGATCGAAGGCACACTGGGGCACTGGAAGACCATCGCCGACGGGTGGATGGGAGTGGGCCTGTGGAAGCTTTTCACGCTGCGGGGCACGCCGACGTTCTTGTTCGGCGACGCGGACGACCCGGACTTCGAGCAGCACCTCAAGGACGGCCCGTACATCGTGCTCGACGATGCGGCACAGGACAAGTACAAGTACGACCCGCGCGTGGCGTTCGTGCCCGGATCGCCCGTGCCCCAGTCCTACATGCAGAATGAAATGATCGAGGGCATGGGCTTCGGCGGCATCTACCAGGCGGGTCTGGCCGTCGACAAGATGATCCAGCACGCGCGAGGCGTCCTGCAATCGAGGGGCTAG
- a CDS encoding PEP-CTERM sorting domain-containing protein has product MRYCPALLAACILIPLSASARGQDWAWNVAVSGGDIWLASSGGGVPTFDYRIGASGAISEMRDVPDAYQRLLSPSYAGEATDRIVQWTAWSNTVRYEATSLPDFEKRFNLTQGGNFAGTISPTMAVEYNPAAGRLDVYSVPQDQWKTENAAAMQSKFSALTRYEMLDQGVLAVRRVIRVGAVTLQGAPATFDHLYIEGWSPFDRSSTTFNALALGLDAAGNPNWWYRAGYNIPMYPGFDVDTQTNGYAVVYDEDAYASSTAVGLVFGKRQIVSDGSADKYEVNSMDWNNGIGILPGLTMYDVAEGSIIDQTILLVPRRQLDAGMRDLLVSLVGQVPAPVLCAPGTTFTGELAMIVSRLSGYVDASGQRTDHLGGMFTPVPEPASASLLVIGAVGMILRRRKRCR; this is encoded by the coding sequence ATGAGATATTGCCCGGCCCTTCTGGCAGCGTGCATCCTGATCCCCCTTTCCGCCTCTGCGCGGGGGCAGGACTGGGCGTGGAACGTGGCGGTCTCGGGGGGGGACATCTGGCTGGCCAGCAGCGGCGGTGGCGTGCCGACGTTTGACTATCGTATCGGGGCCAGCGGGGCGATCTCCGAGATGCGCGACGTGCCCGACGCGTATCAGCGCCTTCTGAGCCCCAGCTACGCCGGAGAAGCCACCGACCGCATCGTCCAGTGGACGGCCTGGTCCAATACCGTCCGTTACGAGGCGACGAGTCTTCCCGATTTTGAGAAGCGATTCAACCTAACCCAGGGCGGCAATTTCGCCGGCACGATCTCGCCGACGATGGCCGTCGAGTACAACCCCGCCGCCGGACGTCTGGACGTCTACTCCGTTCCGCAGGACCAGTGGAAGACCGAGAACGCCGCGGCCATGCAGAGCAAGTTCAGCGCCCTGACTCGCTATGAGATGCTCGACCAGGGTGTGCTGGCCGTCCGGCGAGTCATCCGAGTCGGAGCGGTGACGCTGCAGGGCGCGCCCGCCACATTCGATCACCTCTACATCGAGGGCTGGAGCCCCTTCGACCGCTCCAGCACGACCTTCAACGCCCTGGCGCTGGGCCTCGACGCCGCGGGCAATCCCAACTGGTGGTACCGCGCGGGGTACAACATCCCCATGTACCCGGGCTTCGACGTCGATACTCAAACAAACGGCTACGCCGTGGTCTACGATGAAGACGCCTATGCCTCCAGTACGGCCGTGGGGCTGGTCTTCGGCAAGAGGCAGATTGTCTCCGACGGGTCCGCCGACAAGTACGAGGTGAACTCGATGGACTGGAACAACGGGATCGGCATTCTTCCCGGGCTGACGATGTACGATGTGGCCGAGGGAAGCATTATCGACCAGACGATCCTGCTCGTGCCTCGCCGCCAACTCGACGCGGGCATGCGCGATCTGCTGGTCTCGCTGGTCGGCCAGGTGCCCGCACCGGTTCTTTGTGCCCCGGGGACAACCTTCACGGGAGAGTTGGCGATGATCGTTTCGCGCCTGAGCGGTTATGTCGATGCCTCCGGCCAGCGGACCGACCATCTGGGCGGCATGTTCACGCCCGTCCCCGAACCCGCCTCCGCCTCGCTGCTGGTGATCGGGGCCGTTGGGATGATCCTGCGTCGTCGGAAGCGCTGCCGGTGA
- a CDS encoding uroporphyrinogen decarboxylase family protein, translating into MTHRERIIKTLLCEKTDRAPFPCWLGFWPWGQTVDRWKKESGIADLNVFEYFGFEPFFHGIPVEYGPFPHFEYKVISETDEFITAIDWRGITTRNRRDGMSMPDWVAHPVRNWDDWNQYKAERLQPQIALRTASVAAWAKDAATKDLPIQIGNPGWGVFGTARDMMGAEELLIAFYDMPDLVHDIMKTYVDLWLAMYEAAAEHIQIDHIHIWEDMSGKQGSLISMKMTEEFMMPHYDRIAAFAKRRGVAIVSVDSDGDVKELVPLMMRHGLNAFFPFEVQAGNDICEYRRLYPKLGILGGLDKNALAKGKKEVHVELDRASRMLAAGGYIVGFDHLIPPDAKWENFKYMVEHLRTMCGL; encoded by the coding sequence ATGACCCACCGCGAACGCATCATCAAGACGCTGCTGTGCGAGAAGACCGATCGGGCGCCATTTCCGTGCTGGCTGGGGTTCTGGCCCTGGGGGCAGACGGTCGATCGCTGGAAGAAAGAGTCCGGCATCGCCGATCTGAATGTCTTCGAGTATTTCGGCTTCGAACCGTTCTTCCATGGCATCCCCGTCGAGTACGGGCCCTTTCCGCACTTCGAGTACAAGGTGATCTCGGAGACCGACGAGTTCATCACGGCTATCGACTGGCGAGGCATCACGACGCGCAATCGCCGCGACGGCATGTCCATGCCCGACTGGGTCGCCCACCCCGTGCGCAATTGGGACGACTGGAACCAGTACAAGGCCGAGCGCCTCCAGCCGCAGATCGCCCTGCGCACCGCCAGCGTGGCCGCCTGGGCGAAAGACGCGGCCACGAAGGACCTGCCCATTCAGATCGGCAACCCCGGCTGGGGCGTCTTCGGCACTGCCCGCGACATGATGGGCGCCGAGGAGCTGCTGATCGCCTTCTACGACATGCCCGACCTGGTGCATGACATCATGAAGACGTACGTGGACCTCTGGTTGGCGATGTACGAAGCCGCGGCCGAGCACATCCAGATCGACCATATCCACATCTGGGAAGACATGTCGGGCAAGCAGGGCTCGCTGATCTCGATGAAGATGACCGAGGAGTTCATGATGCCGCACTACGACCGCATCGCGGCCTTCGCGAAGCGCCGCGGCGTGGCGATCGTCTCGGTCGACTCCGACGGCGACGTGAAGGAGCTGGTGCCGCTGATGATGCGGCACGGTCTCAACGCGTTCTTCCCATTCGAAGTGCAGGCCGGCAACGACATCTGCGAGTACCGCAGGCTCTATCCCAAGCTGGGCATCCTGGGCGGGCTGGACAAGAACGCCCTGGCCAAGGGCAAGAAGGAAGTGCATGTCGAGCTCGACCGCGCCAGCCGCATGCTGGCCGCAGGCGGGTACATCGTCGGCTTCGACCACCTGATCCCGCCGGACGCCAAGTGGGAGAACTTCAAGTACATGGTCGAGCACCTGCGCACGATGTGCGGACTGTAG
- the kdsB gene encoding 3-deoxy-manno-octulosonate cytidylyltransferase has translation MNTAIAIIPARYASTRLPGKPLLAQTGKILIQHVVEAVGLAKRIARIVVATDDDRILAAVRGFGAEAVMTSPDCPSGTDRLAQAARTLNLGDDQIVINVQGDEPDMPADCIDRLVELLEQSDAPMATLTTPMTVAAAEDPNRVKAVLAGDGRAMYFSRAKIPFDRDKKGGVNYLLHLGIYGYRVGFLKQFAQLAPTPAEQAEKLEQLRALEHGFAIIAAVVDYHGSGIDTPEDYAAFVARVRGKS, from the coding sequence ATGAACACCGCCATCGCCATCATTCCGGCGCGCTACGCCTCCACGCGCCTGCCGGGCAAGCCTCTGCTCGCCCAGACGGGCAAGATCCTCATCCAGCACGTCGTCGAGGCCGTCGGCCTGGCAAAGCGAATTGCGCGGATCGTCGTGGCTACGGATGACGATCGGATTCTTGCCGCCGTGCGCGGTTTCGGCGCCGAGGCCGTCATGACCAGCCCCGACTGCCCCAGCGGGACCGACCGCCTCGCCCAGGCCGCCCGGACGCTGAATCTGGGCGACGACCAGATCGTCATCAACGTTCAGGGCGACGAACCGGACATGCCGGCCGACTGCATCGACCGCCTGGTAGAACTGCTGGAGCAGTCAGACGCCCCGATGGCCACGTTGACAACGCCCATGACCGTCGCGGCGGCGGAAGATCCCAATCGCGTCAAGGCCGTGCTGGCTGGCGACGGGCGGGCGATGTATTTCTCGCGGGCAAAGATTCCCTTCGACCGTGACAAGAAAGGCGGCGTGAATTACCTGCTGCACCTGGGCATCTACGGATACCGCGTAGGGTTCCTCAAGCAGTTCGCCCAATTGGCTCCGACGCCGGCCGAGCAGGCGGAGAAACTCGAGCAGCTCCGTGCCCTCGAGCACGGGTTCGCGATCATTGCGGCCGTCGTCGACTACCACGGCAGCGGCATCGACACGCCGGAAGACTACGCGGCGTTCGTGGCACGGGTTCGGGGAAAGAGTTGA